From a single Miscanthus floridulus cultivar M001 chromosome 8, ASM1932011v1, whole genome shotgun sequence genomic region:
- the LOC136470746 gene encoding protein DETOXIFICATION 35-like, translated as MTMEQAAPLLVKRRSGSAAVQSGDEGAPRTYAEAWEAFLREAERLWVMAAPITFNILCLYGINSTTQLFAGRLGNLELSAAAVGLSVVSTFSFGFLLGMGSALETLCGQAYGAGQLDLLGVYAQRSCVILAASALLLSPLYLLAGPVLRALGQDQAVAAAAGDFTLRMLPQLFSLPLAFPTQKLLQAQGEVGALAWIGAAALAAHVAMLALFVPVLGWGLSGAAAAYDVTSWLVALAQVAYVTRRCRGRGWDGLSWDALQGLWPFARLSLASAVMLCLEVWYMTVLVILTGRLDDAEIAVGSVSICMNLNGWEAMLFIGLNAAISVRVSNELGSGRPRAAKHAVAAVVAQSLAMGLLAMALVLAYRNSFAVLFTGDRDMQAAVGKVAHLLAATMVLNSVQPVISGVAIGGGWQGLVAYINLGCYYAFGLPLGFCLGYLLRLGAQGIWAGMLCGTALQTASLLLVIWRTDWEAEAALAKERISAWSGECRHVVKQQQQGETGSDRDLKDKEALAMRV; from the exons ATGACAATGGAGCAGGCGGCGCCGCTGCTCGTCAAGAGGCGGAGCGGCAGCGCGGCGGTGCAGAGCGGCGACGAGGGGGCGCCCAGGACGTACGCGGAGGCCTGGGAGGCGTTCCTCCGGGAGGCGGAGCGGCTGTGGGTGATGGCGGCGCCCATCACCTTCAACATCCTCTGCCTCTACGGCATCAACTCCACCACGCAGCTCTTCGCGGGCCGCCTGGGCAACCTGGAGCTGTCGGCGGCCGCCGTGGGCCTCTCCGTCGTCTCCACCTTCTCCTTCGGCTTCCTCCTCGGGATGGGCAGCGCGCTGGAGACGCTGTGCGGGCAGGCGTACGGCGCGGGGCAGCTGGACCTGCTGGGCGTCTACGCGCAGCGGTCGTGCGTCATCCTCGCCGCGTCCGCGCTCCTGCTGTCGCCGCTCTACCTCCTGGCGGGGCCCGTGCTGCGCGCGCTGGGGCAGGaccaggcggtggcggcggcggcgggggactTCACGCTGCGCATGCTCCCGCAGCTCTTCTCGCTGCCGCTGGCGTTCCCGACGCAGAAGCTCCTGCAGGCGCAGGGCGAGGTCGGGGCGCTCGCGTGGATCGGCGCAGCCGCGCTGGCGGCGCACGTCGCCATGCTCGCGCTCTTCGTCCCCGTCCTCGGGTGGGGACTCTCCGGGGCCGCAGCCGCCTACGACGTCACGTCCTGGCTCGTCGCGCTCGCGCAGGTGGCGTACGTGACGCGACGCTGCAGGGGAAGAGGGTGGGACGGCCTCTCATGGGACGCGCTCCAGGGGCTCTGGCCATTCGCCAGGCTCTCCCTCGCCTCCGCCGTCATGCTCTGCCTCGAGGTCTGGTACATGACGGTGCTCGTCATCCTCACTGGACGCCTCGACGACGCAGAGATCGCCGTCGGATCCGTGTCCATATG CATGAACCTGAACGGTTGGGAGGCGATGCTATTCATCGGGCTGAACGCGGCCATCAGCGTGCGCGTGTCCAACGAGCTGGGCTCCGGCCGGCCGCGCGCCGCCAAGcacgcggtggcggcggtggtggcgcagtCGCTGGCCATGGGGCTGCTGGCCATGGCGCTGGTGCTGGCGTACCGCAACAGCTTCGCGGTGCTCTTCACGGGCGACCGCGATATGCAGGCAGCCGTGGGGAAGGTGGCGCACCTGCTGGCGGCCACCATGGTGCTCAACAGCGTGCAGCCGGTGATCTCCGGGGTGGCCATCGGCGGCGGCTGGCAGGGGCTCGTGGCCTACATCAACCTCGGCTGCTACTACGCCTTCGGCCTGCCCCTCGGGTTCTGCCTCGGCTACCTCCTCCGGCTTGGCGCTCAGGGGATCTGGGCCGGCATGTTGTGCGGCACTGCGCTGCAGACGGCCAGCCTGCTGCTCGTCATCTGGAGGACGGACTGGGAAGCCGAG GCTGCGCTGGCGAAGGAACGGATCAGCGCGTGGAGCGGGGAATGCCGCCATGTcgtcaagcagcagcagcagggggaAACCGGCAGCGACAGAGACCTCAAGGACAAGGAGGCCTTGGCTATGCGAGTGTGA